DNA from Marinagarivorans cellulosilyticus:
ATGTGCGGCAGTTCGATCTGCTCTTCGCGCATGATTTCGGCAATCATCTGCTTTATCCCCTCCATATTGCCCCGGCGGGAGAGAATGGCGGCGGTCATCTTGTTGATGTGGCTCATCGTGTTCTGGTCAATAGATCCGGACACATTTCTTTGCCACTTTATGGATAAAATGAACCTGGCATAAATGCCAGAACCCTTTTACCCATAAAGCGCCTCCTGTTGTAAATGTCTTCGCTCATATGCAGCGGGCGACAAGTCGTCATTCGCCGAGTGAAGGCGATCACTGTTGTAATATTTCATATACAAACCCACATCTTTTTTCATAGATTTTCGAGAGTGCATTGGTACTTTAAAAAGCCAGTCGTGCTTTAAACTGCCAAAAAAACGCTCAACAACGGCATTATCCCAGCAGGCGCCAACATCCCCCATTGAAGCGCGAATGCCATGGCTCTTCAGGAGTTTGCCAAAGCGCTTGCTTGTATATTGAGAGCCGCGGTCGCTGTGAAAAACCAGCCCTTTTGGTGGCTGCCTTATTGCCACCGCACGATTAATTGCCTCGCAAATTAGCGACGTGGTCATGCGCTTATCTATTGCCCAGCCAACAATTCGCCGGGAATATAAATCCATAACGACCGCCAAGTACATCCAGCCTTGAGTCGTTTTCAAATAGGTAATATCACCAGCCCATACTTGGTTAATTCCCACCGGATTGAAGTTTTGATTCAGTAAATTATCGGCAACACCCGCGCGCTCATCGCGTTTGGTCGTAACCTTGTAAGCCGTGCGCTGCTGCACTATAAGCCCCAAAGACTTCATGCGACGCCGCGTTTTTCCACGGCCAATTGTAATGCCTTCTTCGTTAAGCTTTTTGGCTAGCTCGCGACTGCCTAAGCTGCCCCGGCTTTGATCAAATAACGCCTTCATTCGCGAATTTACATGCAGATCTTCGGCACTGATCACAGGCTTGGGGCGTTGTCG
Protein-coding regions in this window:
- a CDS encoding IS3 family transposase (programmed frameshift), which encodes MTKKRTNRVYTQEFKKEAVALVTNEGYSVAKAAESLGIRANLLYRWKDNEEAQKTGVAPSCEERAELVRLRKEVKELRMEKEIFKKGECLLRERNEVKFGFIDERSADFPVRLLCRVMKVGKSAFYSWRQRPKPVISAEDLHVNSRMKALFDQSRGSLGSRELAKKLNEEGITIGRGKTRRRMKSLGLIVQQRTAYKVTTKRDERAGVADNLLNQNFNPVGINQVWAGDITYLKTTQGWMYLAVVMDLYSRRIVGWAIDKRMTTSLICEAINRAVAIRQPPKGLVFHSDRGSQYTSKRFGKLLKSHGIRASMGDVGACWDNAVVERFFGSLKHDWLFKVPMHSRKSMKKDVGLYMKYYNSDRLHSANDDLSPAAYERRHLQQEALYG